The Minwuia thermotolerans genome contains the following window.
AGCGAGTATGCGGACGAGTTCAGCCGCCTTTTCCCTGGCAGCTGAGGGCAGCCATCCACCCACAGGAGGTCAGACCATGCTACCGTCACCACCCGATATCGAGACCAGAGTCTTTGCCCGGGTCCCCGAGGAGTTGCAGGCCGAGGAGCGGCCGTCTCGCTGGCTCGATCAGTTGGGCCGGGTGTTGGGACGTACCGCACGCATGGGTTCGTTCCTTGAAGGCCCCTCCTTCGACCGCGATGGCAATCTTTATCTCGTCGATCTTGCCCACGGGCGCATTTTCCGCGTCTCACCCGACGCGGAGTGGAGCGTGGTCGCCGATTATGACGGCCAGCCCAACGGCCTGAAGATCCACCGTGATGGCCGCATCATCGTCACAGACCAGCAGAACGGACTGGTCGAGATCGATCCCGTCAACGGCAAGGTGACACCGTTTCTGCCAGCCGATCTGATCCACGGCTACAAAGGCGTCAATGATCTGTTCTTCGCCGAAAATGGCGACTGCTATTTCACCGATCAGGGCCAGATGACAGGCTTGCAGGACTGGGCCGGACGAGTGATGCGCTATACGCCTGCGGGTCGTCTCGAGGTCGTCCTGGACAAAGTGCCGAGTCCTAATGGGCTGGTGATGAATCTCGCCGAGACAACACTGCATGTCGCAGTCACGCAGATGAATGCCGTCTGGCGGGTGCCTTTCCTTGACGAAAAGGCCGTCAAGGTCGGCGTGTTCACCTATCTGATGGCTGGTATCGGGCCGGACGGGCTGGCGCTCGACACCGAGGACAACCTTGCCATTGCTCATCCGGGCAACGGCCAGGTCTGGCTGTTCGACCCTCACGCCGTACCTATCGCACGCCTGGTTTCATGCGCAGGCAAACTGCCGACCAACGTCGCCTATGGCGGCCCTGACAACAAACAGCTTTTCATCACCGAATCGGAGACTGGGACCGTACTGGTCGCCGACCTGCCGGTACCCGGCAAGCCAATGTACTCGCACATGTAGGCGGTCTCTCAGCTCCCTCAGACAGCCTCACGACGCGGGATCGACTGAGTCACCATGT
Protein-coding sequences here:
- a CDS encoding SMP-30/gluconolactonase/LRE family protein, translating into MLPSPPDIETRVFARVPEELQAEERPSRWLDQLGRVLGRTARMGSFLEGPSFDRDGNLYLVDLAHGRIFRVSPDAEWSVVADYDGQPNGLKIHRDGRIIVTDQQNGLVEIDPVNGKVTPFLPADLIHGYKGVNDLFFAENGDCYFTDQGQMTGLQDWAGRVMRYTPAGRLEVVLDKVPSPNGLVMNLAETTLHVAVTQMNAVWRVPFLDEKAVKVGVFTYLMAGIGPDGLALDTEDNLAIAHPGNGQVWLFDPHAVPIARLVSCAGKLPTNVAYGGPDNKQLFITESETGTVLVADLPVPGKPMYSHM